A genomic window from Paenibacillus sp. FSL K6-0276 includes:
- a CDS encoding aldo/keto reductase, giving the protein MAQHLQDTTTLHNGVNMPWLGLGVFKVEEGAELVQAIKSAIAHGYRSIDTAAIYENETGVGQAIKEALQENNLSREDLFVTSKVWTADMGYEETIAAYETSLAKLGLEYLDLYLIHWPVKGKYKETWRALETLYKEGRVKAIGVSNFQIHHLEDVMKDAEIKPMVNQVELHPYLSQQELLSFCKEHGIQLEAWSPLMQGQLLGQPVLKQIAAKYGKSVAQVIVRWDLQRGIITIPKSTKEHRIIENVAVFDFQLTEEDMTLINALNQDQRVGPDPDNFDF; this is encoded by the coding sequence ATGGCTCAACATCTACAGGATACAACTACATTGCACAACGGGGTAAACATGCCTTGGCTCGGACTCGGAGTATTTAAAGTCGAAGAAGGCGCAGAGCTGGTACAAGCGATTAAATCCGCAATTGCACATGGCTACCGCAGCATCGACACAGCAGCGATTTATGAGAATGAGACTGGCGTAGGTCAAGCGATCAAAGAAGCTTTGCAGGAGAACAACCTGTCCAGAGAAGATCTCTTCGTAACTTCAAAGGTCTGGACTGCAGATATGGGCTATGAAGAAACCATTGCCGCCTATGAGACTAGCCTAGCTAAGCTTGGACTTGAATACCTTGATCTATATCTTATCCACTGGCCGGTAAAAGGAAAATATAAAGAGACTTGGAGAGCGCTTGAAACATTGTATAAAGAGGGGCGCGTAAAAGCGATCGGGGTCAGCAATTTCCAGATCCATCATCTTGAAGATGTGATGAAGGATGCGGAAATTAAGCCGATGGTTAACCAAGTTGAGCTCCATCCTTATTTGAGTCAGCAAGAGTTGCTTAGCTTCTGCAAAGAACATGGAATCCAATTGGAAGCTTGGTCTCCGTTAATGCAAGGGCAATTGTTGGGTCAGCCTGTACTGAAACAAATTGCAGCTAAATACGGCAAATCCGTAGCTCAAGTGATTGTCCGTTGGGACCTACAACGTGGGATTATTACCATTCCAAAGTCCACTAAAGAGCACCGAATCATCGAAAACGTAGCTGTGTTTGATTTTCAGTTAACAGAAGAGGATATGACTCTAATTAACGCCCTGAATCAAGATCAACGGGTTGGTCCAGACCCAGACAATTTCGACTTCTAA
- the greA gene encoding transcription elongation factor GreA, which yields MSNEEVFLTKEGLAKLEEELKELKGVGRKELAARLKLAISYGDLKENSEYHSAKDDQSFMETRIMILEKMLTKARIVDESKMDLSKVSMGCIVILNDIEYSEKIEYRIVGAAEADVLDNKISYESPLGKELLGKKVGDIVSVNAPMGIIKYELLEIKMM from the coding sequence ATGTCTAATGAAGAAGTGTTCTTGACCAAAGAAGGGTTGGCTAAATTAGAAGAAGAGCTGAAGGAACTGAAAGGCGTAGGGCGCAAGGAATTGGCAGCCCGGCTTAAATTGGCGATCAGCTATGGAGACTTGAAGGAAAATAGTGAGTACCATTCGGCCAAGGATGATCAATCGTTCATGGAGACTCGTATTATGATTCTGGAGAAAATGTTGACCAAAGCCCGGATCGTGGATGAGAGTAAGATGGATTTGTCGAAGGTTAGTATGGGCTGTATTGTAATCCTGAATGACATAGAGTACTCCGAGAAGATTGAATATAGAATTGTAGGGGCTGCTGAAGCTGATGTGCTAGATAATAAGATCTCCTATGAAAGCCCGTTAGGCAAGGAATTGCTGGGTAAAAAAGTCGGCGATATCGTTAGTGTAAATGCACCAATGGGTATCATCAAATATGAATTGCTTGAAATTAAAATGATGTAA
- a CDS encoding DUF6509 family protein has protein sequence MLTFTSYNVENVKDPFGILTGKRYEFVVQLDVPEDDELYVENGVSARAIIKVDEDQVSIVSYDLQETTTGQLLDFDMEEDEEAALLLFCKEHLPE, from the coding sequence ATGTTGACATTTACGAGCTACAACGTGGAGAATGTAAAGGATCCTTTTGGTATACTAACCGGTAAGCGGTATGAATTCGTGGTTCAACTGGACGTTCCAGAAGATGATGAATTGTATGTAGAGAACGGAGTATCCGCTAGAGCGATTATTAAAGTGGATGAAGATCAGGTCAGCATCGTGAGTTATGATCTGCAGGAGACCACAACAGGTCAGTTGCTTGATTTTGATATGGAAGAGGATGAGGAAGCAGCGCTGCTCCTTTTCTGTAAAGAGCATTTGCCAGAATAA
- the rlmN gene encoding 23S rRNA (adenine(2503)-C(2))-methyltransferase RlmN produces MNMESIYGLTFDQLAAWLLERGHKKFRATQVWDWLYRKRITEFSEMLDVNKDCVELLEQHYVIHTLEEHVKQESADGTIKFLFRLKDGNLIETVLMRQKYGLSVCVTTQVGCNIGCSFCASGLLAKSRDLSCGEIVEQIMKVQQHLDAANLEQKVSHVVVMGIGEPFDNFKNLLDFLSIIKDHKGLAIAGRGITVSTSGLANKIVEFADANTQVNLAVSLHAPNNELRTKIMKINKAIPIEKLMESIDYYLKKTNRRITLEYILMKDVNDGKEHALELTELIGDRRQLVNVNLIPYNPVDEHSQYQRTDRETVRAFFDTLKKQGVSVSTRLEHGVDIDAACGQLRSKQIKKSKAMA; encoded by the coding sequence ATGAATATGGAATCCATTTATGGATTAACTTTTGATCAACTGGCGGCATGGCTGTTGGAACGAGGACATAAAAAATTTCGAGCAACGCAGGTCTGGGATTGGCTTTATCGGAAGCGGATTACAGAATTCTCAGAAATGCTCGATGTAAATAAAGATTGTGTAGAATTACTGGAGCAGCACTATGTGATCCATACGTTGGAAGAACATGTGAAGCAGGAGTCTGCGGATGGGACGATTAAGTTCCTATTCCGTTTGAAGGATGGCAACCTGATCGAGACGGTGCTTATGAGACAGAAATACGGTTTGTCCGTATGTGTCACTACTCAGGTTGGATGTAATATCGGCTGTAGCTTTTGCGCCAGCGGACTGTTAGCGAAGAGTCGTGATCTTTCCTGCGGTGAGATTGTGGAGCAGATTATGAAGGTCCAACAGCATCTGGATGCGGCAAACCTTGAACAAAAGGTTAGTCACGTTGTAGTCATGGGTATTGGCGAACCGTTCGACAACTTCAAGAACTTGCTCGATTTCTTATCGATTATTAAGGACCATAAGGGACTAGCGATCGCGGGTAGAGGGATTACTGTATCGACGAGTGGACTTGCTAACAAGATCGTTGAATTTGCCGATGCGAATACACAAGTGAACTTGGCAGTATCTCTTCACGCACCTAATAATGAGCTGCGGACGAAGATTATGAAGATTAACAAGGCGATTCCGATCGAGAAATTAATGGAGTCCATAGATTATTATTTGAAAAAAACAAATCGGAGAATTACGTTAGAATACATTCTGATGAAGGATGTTAATGACGGCAAGGAGCATGCGCTTGAGCTAACCGAGCTAATCGGTGATCGGCGTCAACTCGTCAATGTGAACTTGATTCCTTATAATCCAGTCGATGAGCACAGCCAATATCAAAGAACTGATCGGGAGACCGTGCGGGCCTTTTTTGATACCTTGAAGAAGCAGGGTGTTAGTGTAAGTACCCGTCTGGAGCATGGTGTGGATATTGATGCTGCATGTGGACAGTTGCGAAGCAAACAGATCAAGAAGTCTAAAGCTATGGCTTGA